AAATGCACAACAGATGCTGGCGGACTTAAGCGGAAAACGGATTGAATTTTACAGCGCAATCGTGCTTTTGAATACTGCTACGGGCAAGGTTCAGCATCATGTCGATCATACGGTGGTTGCCATGCGCCAGTTGTCGCAGGAACAAATCAGCCGATATTTGGAACGCGAGCCGGATGCGGTTTATTGTGCCGGTGCGGCAAAGAGCGAGGGTTTGGGCGCCGCTTTGTTGGAGCGTATTGAAAGTACGGACCCGAATGCTTTGATCGGCCTTCCGATTTTCCGTCTGATTGATTTTTTGAAAAACGAAGGTGTGGAAGTTTTATAGTTTGAGGCCGTCTGAATGTGTTCAGACGGCCTGAGATTTTTTGGAGTTGGAAGAATGAAACCGATTTTGTATTTGATTCCTACCCCTTTGGGTGCGCCTGATACGCCATGCCTGTTGCCGCATGAACAACAGGCGATTGTCGGGCTGACGGATTTTATCGTGGAAGCGGAAAAAACCGCGCGTGCGCATTTGAAACATTTGGGCGTAACTACGCCTATCCGCGAGCTGAATCTGCAAACGCTGAATGAACACACGGATTTGAAGACTTTGCCGGAATTACTGAAGCCTTTGCAAGAAGGGCGCAGTATGGGCATTGTCAGCGAGGCGGGTTGCCCGGCTGTGGCCGATCCGGGCGCAAATTTGGTGGCATTGGCGCATAAACATGGTTTTGAAGTACGGCCTTTGGTCGGCCCGTCCAGTTTGTTGCTGGCACTGATGGCTTCGGGTGCGAATGGGCAAAACTTTGCGTTTAAGGGTTATTTGCCGTCTGAAAAAAACGAGCGGATTCAGAGTTTGAAGGCTTTGGAGCAACGTTCGCGCCAGCAGAATGAAACGCAGCTGTTTATCGAAACGCCGTATCGCAACGATGCGTTGTTGGCTGATGCGGTGGAAAACCTGCATCCTGAAACGCGCTTGTGCGTGGCTACGGATTTAACTTTGCCGACACAGGAAATCATCAGCCAGACGATTGCGCAGTGGAGAAAAAGAAAAGAAATGCCGAATTTGAAAAAACGTCCGACTATTTTTGTGCTTCATGCTGCTTAAAACTGGATTGGGTTTAATCTCAAACTGTATTTGAGGGAATAAAAAAAGGCCGTCTGAACAACAGACGGCCTTTGTGTTACCTAAACCTTTATCAAGAAACGACTTCGCCTTGGGCGCGTTGTTTTTCGATACTGCGGTTGATGTGCCATTGTTGGGCAATGGTCAAGAGGTTGTTGACTACCCAGTACAGAACCAAGCCGGCAGGGAAGAAGAAGAACATGATGGAGAAAACCAAAGGCATGATTTTCATCATTTTCGCCTGCATAGGGTCGGTTGACGGCGGATTCAGATAAGTCTGTGCAAACATGGTCGCCGCCATAATAAAAGGCAGGATGTAGAAAGGATCCGGACGACTCAAGTCGGTAATCCAACCCAACCAAGGTGCTTGGCGCAATTCTACGGAGGCGAACAATGCCCAGTACAGACCGATGAAGACGGGGATTTGCAACAGCATAGGTAGACAGCCGCCCAGCGGATTGATTTTCTCGTCTTTGTAAAGCTGCATCATGGCTTGTTGTTGTGCCATGCGGTCATCGCCGTATTTCTCTTTGATGGCTTGCAATTTAGGTGCGGCGGCACGCATTTTTGCCATAGAGCGGTAAGAGGCGTTGGTCAATGGATACAGTACGGCTTTGACGATGATGGTCAAAACGATGATTGCCCAGCCCCAGTTGCCGATGATGTTGTGCAGTTGGTTCAAGAGCCAGAAGAGTGGGGAGGCGAACCAGTGTACTTTGCCGTAGTCTTTGGCCAGTTGCAGTTTGTCGGCGATGTTGGCGATAACGGAAGTGGTTTGCGGACCGGCATACAGATTGATGGCA
The sequence above is a segment of the Neisseria perflava genome. Coding sequences within it:
- a CDS encoding SAM-dependent methyltransferase, translated to MKPILYLIPTPLGAPDTPCLLPHEQQAIVGLTDFIVEAEKTARAHLKHLGVTTPIRELNLQTLNEHTDLKTLPELLKPLQEGRSMGIVSEAGCPAVADPGANLVALAHKHGFEVRPLVGPSSLLLALMASGANGQNFAFKGYLPSEKNERIQSLKALEQRSRQQNETQLFIETPYRNDALLADAVENLHPETRLCVATDLTLPTQEIISQTIAQWRKRKEMPNLKKRPTIFVLHAA
- a CDS encoding Maf family protein gives rise to the protein MEVKLPLVLGSSSVFRCGQLRRLGIDFQTASPDFDETPIAGEHAGETALRLAEGKARSLVATFPAALIIGADQVAWCEGRQLGKPMNVANAQQMLADLSGKRIEFYSAIVLLNTATGKVQHHVDHTVVAMRQLSQEQISRYLEREPDAVYCAGAAKSEGLGAALLERIESTDPNALIGLPIFRLIDFLKNEGVEVL